The following proteins are co-located in the Pomacea canaliculata isolate SZHN2017 linkage group LG10, ASM307304v1, whole genome shotgun sequence genome:
- the LOC112573357 gene encoding uncharacterized protein F21D5.5-like — translation MSRPKRKAVVDTAKRVKKARGETDLGWGLNWSSAGTMHKGMCPLLVLTSSELEGREKVASFDIDFTVIKTKSGRKFATGENDWEWWDKSVPGKLCSLDEDGYRLVFFTNQAGIEKDKVKPETVRNKVEAIIKELAVPVQVFICTGTNHYRKPSPLMWEYLNESCNQSVVVDKAKSFYVGDAAGRPKGWAKEKPKDFSCSDRMFAANVGIKFYTPEEFFLGESAAKFEWGSIDPVKFLMSVPTTKSKEQHHKKNQELLVLVGVPASGKSTFSKQYFQPNGYVSVNRDTLGTVQKCLKVAREALDSGKSVVVDNTNPSRSARGAFLELAKEFGVPCRCFWLQTSLALAHHLNLVRQNQTDGGVRRVPDVGYNMFKKNFEEPAMDEGFTEIKKVDFVPRFASTRDENIFKQWTTAGH, via the exons ATGAGTCGACCCAAACGAAAGGCTGTGGTAGACACAGCCAAGCGGGTTAAAAAGGCAAGGGGTGAGACAGATTTAGGCTGGGGTCTTAACTGGTCCTCAGCTGGGACCATGCATAAAGGGATGTGTCCCTTACTTGTGTTGACTTCCTCCGAGCTGGAGGGTCGAGAGAAGGTGGCGAGCTTTGATATTGACTTCACAGTCATCAAGACAAAAAGTGGGCGTAAGTTCGCTACAG GTGAAAATGACTGGGAATGGTGGGACAAAAGTGTACCAGGCAAGCTATGCAGTCTGGATGAAGATGGATACCGTCTGGTGTTTTTCACAAACCAAGCAGGTATTGAAAAGGACAAGGTCAAACCTGAAACAGTCAGGAACAAGGTAGAAGCCATCATTAAGGAGCTTGCTGTTCCAGTACAG GTTTTTATATGCACAGGAACTAATCACTATCGAAAGCCATCACCTTTGATGTGGGAGTATTTGAACGAGAGCTGTAATCAAAGTGTTGTG GTTGACAAAGCAAAGAGTTTTTATGTTGGAGATGCAGCTGGACGTCCTAAAGGGTGGGCTAAGGAAAAACCTAAGGACTTTTCATGCAGTGATCGGATGTTTGCTGCCAACGTTGGCATTA AATTCTATACACCAGAAGAATTCTTCTTAGGAGAATCTGCAGCCAAATTTGAGTGGGGTTCAATTGATCCTGTGAAGTTCCTGATGTCAGTGCCAACAACTAAGTCCAAAGAACAGCACCACAAGAAG AATCAGGAGCTTCTTGTACTGGTGGGAGTACCAGCATCAGGAAAAAGCACATTTTCAAAGCAGTACTTTCAGCCAAATGGCTATGTTTCTGTTAATCGTGACACCCTTGGAACAGTACAAAAATGTCTCAAG GTTGCCAGAGAGGCCTTGGACAGTGGCAAGAGTGTTGTTGTAGATAATACCAACCCATCCCGTTCTGCACGTGGGGCTTTTCTGGAGCTAGCAAAAGAGTTTG GTGTACCATGTCGATGCTTTTGGCTTCAGACTTCATTGGCTTTGGCTCATCATCTGAACTTGGTGCGGCAAAATCAGACTGATGGTGGTGTGCGTCGAGTGCCAGATGTTGGATACAATATGTTCAAAAAGAACTTTGAAGAGCCTGCTATGGATGAAGGATTCACAGAGATTAAAAAAGTGGATTTTGTGCCAAGGTTTGCCAGTACACGAGATGAAAACATCTTCAAACAATGGACTACAGCTGGTCATTAG